Proteins found in one Nerophis lumbriciformis linkage group LG27, RoL_Nlum_v2.1, whole genome shotgun sequence genomic segment:
- the rln3b gene encoding relaxin-3b: MWKAAVLTLCVLVALVDRVRLNEAHPSFYGMKLCGREFIRAVIFTCGGSRWRRSVGDSALIGDEAFDQWNANPFPQLAGEQDGAPSNIWKEQTIDVASVAAEFRRSARSPISEEVLEALRSADRKGRDVVVGLSNACCKWGCSKSEISSLC; the protein is encoded by the exons atgtggaAGGCAGCCGTCTTGACTCTTTGTGTCTTGGTGGCATTGGTCGACAGGGTGCGGCTCAATGAAGCTCATCCCTCTTTCTATGGGATGAAGCTGTGCGGCAGAGAGTTTATACGCGCTGTCATCTTTACCTGTGGGGGCTCCCGCTGGAGGAGGAGTGTGGGAGACTCTG CTCTTATTGGAGATGAGGCTTTTGACCAATGGAACGCAAATCCTTTCCCCCAACTCGCCGGTGAGCAGGACGGTGCACCTTCCAACATTTGGAAAGAACAGACAATAGATGTGGCGTCTGTGGCTGCGGAATTTCGCCGCTCGGCTCGCTCGCCGATTTCCGAGGAGGTCCTAGAGGCCCTACGAAGTGCAGACAGGAAAGGGCGCGACGTGGTGGTGGGCCTGTCTAATGCTTGCTGCAAATGGGGCTGTAGTAAGAGTGAAATCAGCTCCCTATGCTAA